The Alnus glutinosa chromosome 1, dhAlnGlut1.1, whole genome shotgun sequence region ATTATCTCTGGCAAtacagttaaaaaaataaaaatcattcccGCTGGTTTCCTATGGAGATTATCCTCGACCTAGCTTTAGAAAGTGAGTTGGCATGCATTTATAGATCAATTAAATGGAAGATTGCCAGGAAACAAGTTAGAGTGACCAGGAAGTTACCAAACCATGGTCGTATTTAATGGATGAAGATTATTTACGGATATCAGTGATATGCTTCTAAATGAGTGCATATTTATGTTAATGGACGGATTCAAAAAATTTCTGGCTGTCCTAGCTATCAGATCATGTAAATTAGTTCATAACATTATTGTCCTCCAATGGTCATGTATTCTTAATTTATATCAGGACACTTGCTACCAGGAAGCAAGTCGAGGAAGAacaatttcaagtgaaatttaACCTAAAGATCTAAATCGGATAGGGTGAAagactttttgaaattaagccTTGGTGAGTTCTCAAAGGATCGGAAGTAAAGCCCTAGTTCTTTCCAAGATCAAAATTAAGCCTCAGTGTCCCAACATTTCCTCAGCCTGTTCAAGTTTCAATTCTTTCCCTATATCTCTCATCTTCCaattaaaaacaattacaaGCGAGTTCAACTAATCCAAACAGTTGTAAGAAGTCCAaattaaaactactttttaGTTTACCCCCAATTCATGAAAGACCTAATATTGAACTACTCAAATTCTCTGtaaccaaacaaaaactaataaaaaacaagaaTTAAAGAAACTAGGAGAGAGAAGACGTACTAGGGTTTGGCGGAACTCTTCGAGGGCCACCTTGCGCTCCTGGGCGCGGACCTTGGCGGCCTCGGCCTTgagccttttcttttcctcattgGCGAGCCTGAGGGCCTCTCTCCTGGCCTCATCCTTGCGCTGCTGCTCGAGGCGCATGAGCTCCACCTCCTGGATGTATTGCTTGCGGCGCTGCTTGACCTGCTTAGCGTAGTCGCGGCGGAGCAGGGCGAGCCTGCGTTCGGCGTCCTTGGGGTCCTTGGGGGGGTCGGAGTGCCACCAGCTGCCCACAAAGGCGGTGGGCTCCAGGAACTCGTGGGTGTGTTGGTGGTTGTTGCGGTGGGAGGGTTTGCTGGTGGTAGAGAAGCTGCGGAGGAGGGTTTTGGAAAATTGGGTGGTTGTACGGTGGACGCCGCGACAAGAGGCCATTGTGGGGTTGTCTAAACTCTACAGAgcagaaaaatgaagaagatgagtttTGCTGAATATGCAGGGATTGCAGGGAGGAGGAGGAGCTTCGGTTCGATGGATTAAGCCCAATGGGTTAATGGGCTTGACGGGAGGCTTATGGCTAAgcgttgtttatttatttattattttttgttgtaatgaTTCATTTTTGACAACCTTATTAGTCGACCATATTTACCAACTtaacattttctattttatcaactcaatacaaataaaaatattttaaaaacaataaccCTGAAgtatattaattttatgttaaaaatcatatttttttttccttcaaaataacggaataaatatgaatgatttcaaattaGTAGATAATGCCATTGATGTTGAAAGATAAAAATTCACCAAGACAAGAAGAAAGCAACCATTAAATATTCACTAAATTCCTTTGCTTTATGCTTCATTACAAACCTCTTAGAAATTGCATAACAGAAACAAAAACTAACCCACAACAGAAATAAATCGGTTGCTGAATCGTCATTTACACATACCAGTCACCAAACACCATGGGTCCAAATAGAAATTTGTTCAAGCTAAGAAGTAAAAGACACAGCTTTGAACTGTTTTTAATTCTCTATATCTTTTGTTAATGTAACTATTTGCTCATATTGTAACGGTAATAAAGCGTACCAAGCTTGCACAAGAATTCATGGGCAACTGCTTAAGCAATCACCCCcgcaaataaagaaaaacaaaagataattaGTTTATGCGAACAGCAAATACATTGCTGCGGGTGACAAAGTCTCATGTATAATACATACTACAGTTTATGAAGATGATGTTAGCACCCTACAGCACATAAACCTCGGCATTTGTACCactattttgaaaaagaaatccCACCACGTAGCTTCTCCAAATCCGATCACACGGTTAAAATCCAAAGATTCTAGCACATGCCTTCCCATGCAGGAGCGGAAATTTGTTTATGCTCTTCAACTGGACCAGCACACCGATTTGAAGCGACATGGTAATTGATTTTCCCAtgcatcaagagaatgattttGGCATAAAGAAATCTGTTATCCATAGAGGCAGTCATAGATTGGCTAAGACTGTCGAGTCAATCCCCCAGATGCAAAGTCAAAAGATGGTGCCTCTTGGGAGACCATGGAGAATTCATTCTGATTCACTGGCATCATACAAACCAATTGCAGCTTGCCTTGCTGACATAACTTCACTGGATTCTTGTATAATGAGACCCTGGCAACATTATTACCTAATAAAACCACGTGCGCAACACTGAATAAATCACCTTTATCCAATGCAAATTGCCACTCTCTGGTTGATATATGGAACCAGTCTTTTCTTCGAGATGTGGTCGCTTTAACTTCAATGTACTCTTTACTACTCCCCTCCCCTACAACAATGTCGTAGGGTAATCCAGTTTCACTATCTTCATTAATCCACTTCGCAACTGTCTTACCTACTTTCCCAGTAATATATTTAAACGCGAGAAGCTCACCCAGCCTCCCTGTTTGTGCGGCTCGTGTTGCATTAGGTGTGCCAATTCTGAGTCGATCTCTCTTGCAAAAATTAGATGAACCCAACTCAGGGCCATTGGACATAATATCTAAATTAACCGGATCAAATTCAACATCTACACCAGAATCTGTCTGATTATGAGCAT contains the following coding sequences:
- the LOC133872035 gene encoding uncharacterized protein LOC133872035, with the protein product MASCRGVHRTTTQFSKTLLRSFSTTSKPSHRNNHQHTHEFLEPTAFVGSWWHSDPPKDPKDAERRLALLRRDYAKQVKQRRKQYIQEVELMRLEQQRKDEARREALRLANEEKKRLKAEAAKVRAQERKVALEEFRQTLLKERAEKLENWRMKEKMREENKKENNELLRRKSSLWIDEPDLEVKILEAIVETKAL